A window from Hemicordylus capensis ecotype Gifberg chromosome 2, rHemCap1.1.pri, whole genome shotgun sequence encodes these proteins:
- the LOC128346556 gene encoding 17-beta-hydroxysteroid dehydrogenase type 6-like isoform X1: MKVIILKLLAMWLYLAALVGLYFLRRWYRERQTVDNLTERYVFITGCDSGFGNQLARQLDIQGMRVLAACFTQKGAEQLEKATSERLKTTILDVTSTESVEAATTWVKGCVGNKGLWGLVNNAGIGSPAAPDDWLTKDDFAKVINVNLLGVIDVTLHMLPLVKKARGRVVNVASVMGRLACFGGGYCPAKYGVEAFSDNLRRQLHHFGVWVSIVEPGSFITDIAKIAVEDFKNIWSQVPCNIKESYGQQYFETLYRFFQQMIKKGSHNICLVTNCMEHALTSCHPRTRYSAGWDAKLFYIPLSYCPTSVADYVLTCFMSKPAQAL, from the exons ATGAAGGTGATCATCCTTAAG CTTTTAGCCATGTGGCTGTACCTGGCTGCCCTAGTGGGGCTTTACTTCCTTCGCCGATGGTACCGGGAGAGACAGACGGTGGACAACCTGACAGAGAGATATGTCTTCATCACTGGTTGTGACTCTGGCTTTGGGAACCAGCTGGCCAGGCAGTTGGATATTCAGGGCATGCGGGTGTTGGCAGCTTGTTTTACccagaagggggcagagcagcTGGAGAAGGCCACCTCAGAGCGCCTGAAAACCACCATTCTGGATGTCACCAGCACAGAAAGTGTTGAGGCAGCAACCACATGGGTGAAAGGATGTGTGGGGAACAAAG GACTCTGGGGCTTGGTGAACAATGCAGGCATTGGTTCTCCAGCAGCTCCTGATGATTGGCTGACTAAGGATGACTTTGCCAAGGTGATAAATGTCAACCTGCTTGGGGTGATTGACGTGACGCTGCACATGCTACCTCTGGTGAAAAAAGCCAGAGGGAGGGTGGTCAATGTGGCCAGTGTGATGGGGAGACTCGCGTGCTTTGGAGGAGGTTACTGCCCAGCCAAGTATGGTGTGGAAGCCTTCTCTGACAACCTGAG GCGGCAGCTCCACCATTTTGGGGTTTGGGTCAGCATTGTTGAGCCTGGCTCTTTCATTACAGACATTGCAAAAATAGCAGTGGAGGATTTTAAGAATATATGGAGTCAAGTGCCTTGCAACATCAAAGAATCCTACGGACAACAATACTTTGAGACCC TTTACAGGTTTTTCCAACAAATGATCAAGAAAGGCAGCCACAACATCTGCCTGGTCACCAACTGCATGGAACATGCCCTGACGTCCTGCCACCCTCGCACACGCTACTCCGCAGGCTGGGATGCAAAGCTCTTCTACATTCCTCTCTCCTATTGCCCTACATCGGTGGCAGACTACGTGTTGACCTGCTTTATGTCCAAGCCAGCCCAGGCACTGTAG
- the LOC128346556 gene encoding 17-beta-hydroxysteroid dehydrogenase type 6-like isoform X2, whose translation MWLYLAALVGLYFLRRWYRERQTVDNLTERYVFITGCDSGFGNQLARQLDIQGMRVLAACFTQKGAEQLEKATSERLKTTILDVTSTESVEAATTWVKGCVGNKGLWGLVNNAGIGSPAAPDDWLTKDDFAKVINVNLLGVIDVTLHMLPLVKKARGRVVNVASVMGRLACFGGGYCPAKYGVEAFSDNLRRQLHHFGVWVSIVEPGSFITDIAKIAVEDFKNIWSQVPCNIKESYGQQYFETLYRFFQQMIKKGSHNICLVTNCMEHALTSCHPRTRYSAGWDAKLFYIPLSYCPTSVADYVLTCFMSKPAQAL comes from the exons ATGTGGCTGTACCTGGCTGCCCTAGTGGGGCTTTACTTCCTTCGCCGATGGTACCGGGAGAGACAGACGGTGGACAACCTGACAGAGAGATATGTCTTCATCACTGGTTGTGACTCTGGCTTTGGGAACCAGCTGGCCAGGCAGTTGGATATTCAGGGCATGCGGGTGTTGGCAGCTTGTTTTACccagaagggggcagagcagcTGGAGAAGGCCACCTCAGAGCGCCTGAAAACCACCATTCTGGATGTCACCAGCACAGAAAGTGTTGAGGCAGCAACCACATGGGTGAAAGGATGTGTGGGGAACAAAG GACTCTGGGGCTTGGTGAACAATGCAGGCATTGGTTCTCCAGCAGCTCCTGATGATTGGCTGACTAAGGATGACTTTGCCAAGGTGATAAATGTCAACCTGCTTGGGGTGATTGACGTGACGCTGCACATGCTACCTCTGGTGAAAAAAGCCAGAGGGAGGGTGGTCAATGTGGCCAGTGTGATGGGGAGACTCGCGTGCTTTGGAGGAGGTTACTGCCCAGCCAAGTATGGTGTGGAAGCCTTCTCTGACAACCTGAG GCGGCAGCTCCACCATTTTGGGGTTTGGGTCAGCATTGTTGAGCCTGGCTCTTTCATTACAGACATTGCAAAAATAGCAGTGGAGGATTTTAAGAATATATGGAGTCAAGTGCCTTGCAACATCAAAGAATCCTACGGACAACAATACTTTGAGACCC TTTACAGGTTTTTCCAACAAATGATCAAGAAAGGCAGCCACAACATCTGCCTGGTCACCAACTGCATGGAACATGCCCTGACGTCCTGCCACCCTCGCACACGCTACTCCGCAGGCTGGGATGCAAAGCTCTTCTACATTCCTCTCTCCTATTGCCCTACATCGGTGGCAGACTACGTGTTGACCTGCTTTATGTCCAAGCCAGCCCAGGCACTGTAG